The DNA window TAGGGTTCTGTATAAATGTTGAACTTGCAATTTAGACTTGTATTGTTTGAATGGCCTGGTATGAATGTTCAAATGAGGTTTTGGTGCAGGATGTCCACTTCTTCCCAGAATTCGAGCAGAACTTGGCCGAGGTTTGAGGCAGTCATCTGTGATCACGGTCTTGAAGCTGATGTGGTGACATCCGATACGGATGCCAATCCCGGACGACGCTTCTATCGTTGCCAAGTCTGGAAGGAGGACGATTGCAAATTCTTTCGTTGGATTGATCCACCATTGTCACCGAATCAAGAGTACTTCTTTAAAAAATTGAAGCTGGATAGGGACAATGTGCAAAGAGCATTGAGAGATAGAGTTGCTAAGCAGGATGCACTTGACGAGAGCGTCCGTTCCAAAACCGCCGAAGTTGAAGCACTCCAAGGTGTTGTCGCAGATTTACATCGTCAAAACCGGAACCTAAAGGTTGTCATTTGCATTTTATGTATCGTCATTTGGATATTGTCGTAGCTTAACTAATAGAACTCCAATGTAATAGTACATGCAAGTTGAACTCAAGTGTAATACACTACGGAACCAAGAATATTGTAGTGATTTTTCCCCTATGAATGCATTGAGTTATTGAATTCAAAAACAACTTATTTAACATTTGCATCATACATCACTTTTGGATCGCTCCTTGTTCTCCATCTTTCTCTGTGGTTAAAGTGCATAAAATTTGAAGCTATAAGCATTAGAAACTTGTAATGGATGGAACCTATAACAACACACATGTTGTACACATAATAGTTTCGATGCAAGAACACACAAGGTGAAATCATAATATTTTCCTGCCTCAAAATAACATACACGGTTTACACATAATAGTCTGATGTCCACAAAAAACCATTGTTTTCATCCAAATATAACTACTTAACAAATCGAAAAACATTGTTTTCTTCCTAATTCAAATACTTCAACCAACTTTCAAAAATTGTTGGTGTTGCTTTCTTGCGTGGGGACTGAGCCATCAACAACTCCACGGCCTCCAGTACGGCCTCCACCATGGCCTCTACGACCTCCCCTTCTTCCAGATCTCCCTGTTATTGCGATGGTACCACTTTCTGCATTGGATGGTGTCTTCCGAAGACTTCCCATTTTGGCCTATAAGTTGAGTACATTTCAATGTTAGTAAAAATTGGAACAAAATAGAGCGTACGTTGATTACAACTAGAGGCCAGAGCTTCTCCCTATTTAATGCTGGCAACCCATATCCATAGGCAGACTTGTACTTGCTCAAGGAGAAGTACtcattgataaggctaattacatacataggtctaggggataaattcatGTAATTACGGGTCTAATACACgtcttaagccaggtgtgtagaagaatttcgccaggtccaggaaagaaatAGGACAATCACATggtccgaggaaactggcgagaaagtgagcattgtggaggaaattgcaagacggagaaAGTCTCggggctgaagggtagaatgaagatttctacgaaggcttctggAAGATTATGCCCgcgcctatataaggaaggaagcatgGATTCtagagggatcttctcggtggaggcctcgtTACGAATCGCAGCTAGGAGCTCACTTTTCttttacacacttgggttctttttgGGAAATTCGGGGGTTCACGTCTGGGTTCGCTTCCTGTTTACTTTAGTTCCATTtgggtgtaacaccgtcctgtcgagggcgaagaaacaatttccagTTTATTTCTcgttattttgtggatttcaccgagcttcgctgttcgaagctcggcactCTGTTTACCGTTATTTTGAGGGTTTATGCAAGTTATTTTCTATGATGTTGATGGTGTTTGTTTCTGCCTTAAATATTGTGTTGTTCTGGAGTTCGTGCTagtacttgttttggatgcttttcgcatttGTTCATTGAATCTGTGGAGAGTCGTTTGAATTggttgttgatcggagtagatctttAGAATCAGAAGTTATGGGGATGAGTTTGATGGTTGCAGgattcggattgcttggatccggagtggattaagcatcggACGAGAGATCTGAACAGAGTCGGTTTAATTTGATGCCTAGCCTTTGTGTTTTCATTTCGtgtcgtctagtatatgtagatctgtgttatttccggtttgttgcaagtttccgatgaccaaacttttatattttgttcgaatcagggtatgtgctctgtttccttCACTTTCGTGTTTGATTCAGTTCGAGAAGTGCATGTCGTTGATAGTTAAATTTCCAGTtcgttatttgcagctttatgTCGTACCTGCTAtttctggaattatggtccccactgttattccttttctgtctagctaaattaggtagtcgtttacacggtctaggaagtgaatCTAACATCTATCAGTCATGAGGATGATTGATCTCAGCAAGTTTACAActttctaggtctagtgttacgtttcctgcctaggtctagtagtagttatacctcaacccagtttacgtggcagcagccgcctttgtcaagagtctGTAAATGCTTTCTACGTGTccgtcttcgtgggatcgacccctgcttctctatactaatctatagtattcaggttgagggatctttgaaggggagttttgtgtgtacaacgacagagtattccgtgttccattgagttcctagaccaagtgatctagtggattcataggacttggtaTCTCGACCTAGCATAGCACATCGCATTTTCACAACACGAACACACATCTCttccgttgccggggatggatggcgtaatttgtgattgtgtttagaggattttggcgtacatagttcttattttttcttttcttttattttcagtttatgagcagggGCTCACGGCTTGGATACTGTGGTAACTCATCTGAGTGGAGGAATGATCAGTTTATTTGGCAAGTCAAGaacacagcatctacggtcaccaccagatcgggattatctacgggagatccatttgcGTTTTATTCGGGaagtgaagaggattggaactcgtctggaagggaggatcctaaaTCATCTTCGGAAACAAGTACAGAGGAGGAAGAAACAGGGGACATGGCAAACATAAtcgatccagatccagagatcggctcGCTTACTGCTCATCTAGATGGAgagccagctcaagctatagtgctGAATCCGCGACAGAGGTCCATTGAGATAAAGACAAACGTGCTCGGCATCCTACCCACATTCTCTGGGCGTAGGAATGAGTGCCCGTATGAGTTTTTGaatgaattcagcaaattgTGCAGCATACAGAAAAGGCCGAATGAGGCAActgaggaggattatcgcctgcGTGCAATTCCgtttgccttgaagggggaagccaacatgtggttattgaggttgcccccaaattctatccgcacatggagaaacctactctctgttttacgaatgGGCGACCCCTGAGTctaaggacttaatgaattcctcgagtgagGGAAATTTCACcagaaaaaaagaaagtgaaTCAAGAGAGATTCTGGGGAAGTTGATAGACGCTAAGAAGGCATATGATAACCCCAGAAATGCAATAAGGATAGGATCGGTGAACGCTatgagagagcaagaagatgataaattAGAAGCAAGGATCGACATGCTTGAGAAAGCTCTTTTGAACGCTATTGAAAAGGCAAATCCACTAGCTTCACAAGgaaaggagaaatctcctggtccaggagataatcaagtTCAGCAAAATTACGcaacccaggaaggagattatcaggcccaagccaatgcaatgggaagttagaatccccgatgggagctggaacccagggagacagagagatgcaccctggaggaaccatccaaatttcagatggactgacaacgaacagcaccagccagcaccacaacagaatttgcagtttgcacctcatcccgagagacaaggtaactggttaGGAAGGAACCAGGAAGGGCAGTGCAACTTGATtcatcggaaccaaggagaccactctagctggggaaacagaaatcagaataatcaagggaactcctatgtaccaccgcaccagaggaattttcaaaacaattaccaAGGTCAAGGACACGCTAGTCAAaatcaagtgagtggaccgactctgagtatagggccagggcccagtcagccccAAAGctaccaaagagtatcgatgatatggtacacgacctcgtcagttcccagcagcatatgcagaacaacttgtaaacgaacaatgacgtagtgcacaagcttcaagacgctcaacaggagcaaaaggcagcaatggatatgctggcaaagcaaTTGTCACAGATAGCCACCTCCTTGAGCGagatgaggggaaatgaaggcaAGATTctcgcctcagtaaggccacctgatagagctaatataagtcaaattaccttgagatccgggaaaggatatgaggggcCGGTGGTAAGAACGAATGAGGCGACAGATCCCAAGGAAGGCATGGAGGGAGAGGGTAAAATTCCTAGACCCAGACACTTGAAGAAAGATAGTCCCTTGGTTaaggatgaccttaaggcaTGAGATTTGGAGAGACCATTGCCTAGACCaattgaaccatttttcctcaATCCAGAACCAGAGTTGGGAAGTGAGGCAAtaggaaaagaaactggagagttttcagctgaaagttctacaggAGCGGGGGGGCGACTGAAACCCTTCCCAAGccgggggaagccaagaagaagaaggaagaaccggtagacttcatggatatttttgggaagttggaaatcaatctaccattcttacaggctcTGAAATTGCCAGTATttagcaaattcatcaaggaatttatagctgggaaggctagacccagtggaaaaattttgataggcgagaacgtctcagctgtgattcagaagaggaagatgtcttcgaaatgcaatgacccaggcaTGTTTAccttgcccatctctattggtgatgttaaaatcgagcatgctatgtgtgacctaggtgcgtcgataaatttgttaccactttccatatacaacaAATTAGTAGGGGTAagcatggtggacacgaaagttgtgatccaactagcggataggtcgtgtatcttctctgaaggagtgcttgagaatgtgatagtcagagtacatgatttcttgtacccaactgattttcatgtgataaaGATGAGTGACAATGAGTCTGCAAAGTCAGGCGGagtacttctagggagaccttttcttCGTACAGccaagaccataattgatgtctttgatggaaccatcttccttgattacaatggggagaagtATACATTCAACATAGACGAGGTGATGAGGAAACCCCTTGATAtggaaaatttgcatgctatagatgtcattaaccccctggtccatgaatatcttgagacagaattaATGCAGGTACAAATCGAGaattccgagatgagtcatgccattgatagaaaAGTACCAGTTGGTGTGAAGCCATGAAGACGAGTGAATTATCAGATGAAGGGTTAGCTGAAGTAATTATGGAATTCTGTGCAAAACCCGTACTAGCTAGGTCAAGGgagacaccttatgtggcgagcgtgggaggttctgctgggtcgacAAAGGGAATGACTACCGAAATAACAGAAAAGAATCCCTTGCCCCAAGAAAAGAACATCCCCAAGAAAGAACTAAAAACACTTCCACCGggcctcaagtatgcttatctagaggagaatgaaaCCTCCCATGTGATTATTAATAGCAGTTTGACCAtaggacaagaagaggaactgttAGAGGTGATCCGAAGAAATAAGAAGGCTATTGGATGGActctctctgacctggtaggaattagtctagatttgtgcatgcatcacatccgcttggaagaaggagcaaaagcctgtagggatcctcaacgcaaattgaatccgaatatgagggaagaggttCTGAAGGGGGTGCTGAAGCTATTGTCCTTAGGCATAATTTATTCCATACCGGATAGcgaatgggttagtccagtccatatggtgcccaagaagtcaggaatacaggtggtgaagaacgacaagaatgaattggtacCCACTAGACTTGTTACTGGatggaggatgtgtatcgactacaGAAAGTTGAATGAAGCGAGGAAAGATCATTTTCCCTTACCCTTCATCGATCAGATGCTGGAACGTTTGGAAGGAAAGCAATACTTTTGTTTCCATGACGGGTACAGTGGATactttcaaatctatgtggatcccgaggaccaggagaagactacattcacgtgtcccttcgggacgtatgcttatagaaggatgtCGTTCGGTCTATgtaatgcgccaggcacttttcaacggtgtatgatgagtactTTCTAGGATCTactggaggactgcatcgagattttcatggatgacttcacggtgtatggaaattttttttactcctgTTTGGAAAGTTTGGATGTAGtgttgaggaggtgccaggaaaagcatttgatccttaatttcgagaaatgtcacttatggtccctgagggaattatcctagggcacgtagtctcggagaGGGGAATACAGGTAGATCGAGCAAAggttgatgtgatctcaaaattgccatacccgacgaatcagaaagaggtgagaggattcctagggcatgcgagcttctatagaagattcattaaggatttcgcGAAGATTGCTCATCCGCTTACTCATTTGTTGCATAATGAAGTGGAATTCGttttgatgaacagtgcaagAAGGCCTTTCAGCTACTGAAGGATAAACTGgtttctgctcccattattagagcgctCGACTGGAATCTATcctttgaaatcatgtgtgataCAAAcgattatgcagtgggagc is part of the Salvia splendens isolate huo1 chromosome 6, SspV2, whole genome shotgun sequence genome and encodes:
- the LOC121809209 gene encoding uncharacterized protein At4g04775-like, whose amino-acid sequence is MLNLQFRLVLFEWPGMNVQMRFWCRMSTSSQNSSRTWPRFEAVICDHGLEADVVTSDTDANPGRRFYRCQVWKEDDCKFFRWIDPPLSPNQEYFFKKLKLDRDNVQRALRDRVAKQDALDESVRSKTAEVEALQGVVADLHRQNRNLKVVICILCIVIWILS